The segment CACCTTGCGTCCAAGCCCCCCTTTTTCCATATACTTTAGAAGCTTCATCATACCGACCTCTGCCGTGCCGGGCATGGCATGGCACTCGAGGGCGCGCATATGGTATCTCTTCTTGCCGTGGTAAAAACGCCGCTCGGTCAACGTAAATTTCTCTCTTACGATGCCGAGGTCGCGCGTGTACTCTATGAGATCATCTGTCTTGTCTTTTTTAAAAAAACCGAACATAACGCCCTTTGAGGCCTGCGCCTTGACTATATACTCAGGTTCTTTCTTACAGCCAGAAAATTCGTGACCACAACGAACACCTCGTGCAGCTCCCTGTACCTGTCTATGCGTCTCACGCCGTCCTTCAATACCCTGTAAATCTCATAACGCGGCGATAGCATGTCGTAAAAATCCCTGAAGAACGTGCGTGATTCGATATTGGGCTTGCCAAACTCGAACTGTATATAATCAATAGCGTTGGCCTCTAGCATGGAGGCAGCGCCCTTTAGCACCTCGAGTTCGTGCCCCTCGACGTCTATCTTCATGAAATCTATTTTTTTTATCCCGTTATCACGGCAAAACGCGTCGATGGTGGTTATTGTAACCGTCTCGCTAACCTCACCGGCCTGTCCGCTTCTTTTACCGTGAACACTTGCCTGGTCGCTTCCGTCTATGTTGTAATGCAGCGTCAGCGTGCCTTTAATAGAGCCCAACCCTGCATTATGGCATGTGACGGTCGGTAAGTCCTTAACTGCCGCCGTAAGCCTCTCAAAGGTCCTCTTCGAAGGCTCGAATGCGTATATCCTGCTGTCACCAGGAAAATGCGAGACCAGTAGCCTCGAGTACTCGCCTTCGTTGGCGCCGACATCGAAGAGCACGGCGCCGCCTGGCGCCGTAACTTTCGCGGCAACCCGACGTATCACGCCGACCTCGCCGCTGTCGGCAAGGGACGGCCCAAGGCCGATGTTCATGCCCTTTAGCGAAATGCGGTAAAGGTACTCAAACGTCCTTTGCCAGCGCGACTTGCCAAAAAACAGAGAACTCAGCATGCCGCGCTTCTTTTCGTTGACAAAACGGTTTATGTCCCTGAAAAATCCCATTTAAAGTAGTATATGTCCCGTCGAATAATTGCCGTGGCGCGTTTCGTTACCGCTCCCCTTGCCTCTATGCCTGCCTAAGCGCACGACTCCTTAAGATGCGTTTAAGCCCTTTTAGCGGATTTAATAGCCACGCATAGACCTTTACGTTGAACGGCCATATGATGGCGGCCTTTAAAAACTCCTTGTATGCCGAAAAAAACGGCTCTCCGCGCCTAAACCTCTCCTTGCCCCTTATGTAGCAGAGCCCGGAGTCGAACTTCTTTTTTGCCGACATATCGACGCGCCCGCTGTTTAGCGCCATGAACTTCTCGAAACTCTTTTGCGAATAATACAACGCTGCCTCGAAATCGGTTAACGAGAGCCTCACACCATCGTGCCTTCTATACATCAGAAGCGGTTCCCTGATAATAAAGACCTTGCGGTCAAGGGCAAGGTTTAATACAAAGAGCTGGTCTTCAGCCACCTTAAGCTCTGCGTCAAAGCGAAGGGAAAGAAGGCACTCCTTCCTTACAAGAAGCGATTGCACAGGAACAAACCCTGTTCTTCCGCCAAGCAGCGCATCCAGCACGCGCCCGTCGGCCGGTAATTTAGGCACCAATGTATCGAACACGCGTCCGTCATTTCCGATGATGTCAAACCCCGTGCAGCAGACGTCGAAGGCCGGGTTATCACAAAGCGCGCCAATCTGCTTTTCGACCTTCGTCGGCCTCCACATGTCGTCGGAATCGAGAAAGGCAATGAACTCACCTGTTGCCTCTTCTATTCCGCGGTTCCTTGCGCTCGATACGCCGCCGTTTGGCTTTTTTATATAACGTATGCGCGAATCACCGAGCGCAGTAACAACCTCGCCGGTATTGTCTGTCGAGCCGTCGTCTACGATGATGACTTCGAGGTTTACGTAGGTCTGGGCAAGTACGCTTACTACGGCCTCCTTCAGGAGTAGAGCCCTGTTAAAGGTCGGAATGACCACGCTGACCATGCCGCTTTGTCCTGTTGCCATAATGCGTCCCGCCGAATTGATGCAAAAAGATGCGTAAAAACAAACGCCGCGCTCGCGCGGCGTTCATCCTACATGTAGAGCCCGCCGTTTATACTGAGGACGTTACCCGTAACATAGCTTGCAGCGTCGGATGAGAGAAAGAGCACGCCGCTTGCCACGTCGTCGGAAGTACCGAGCCTTGAAAGAGGTATCTGGCTTATAAGCGCTTCCCTTGCCTTCTCTGGCATGGCCTGCGTCATTGCTGTGTCGATGAAGCCCGGGGCAACGGCATTGCAGGTAATCCCTCTTGATGCATACTCCCTTGCAACGGTCTTCGTAAGCCCTATGAGCCCGGCCTTGCTGGCAGAGTAATTGGCCTGCCCGGCATTGCCCATAAGCCCTACAATCGATGCGATGTTGACAATTCTACCGTACTTTGCCTTGCTCATGACCTTCACCGCGCTCTTTATGCAGTTAAACGAGCCCTTCAAATTGACATCCAGCACGGCGTCCCAGTCCTCTTCGCTCATGCGCATGATGAGCTTATCTCTGGTGATGCCGGCGTTGTTTACGAGTATGTGAAGGCCGCCAAGCTCCTTTACCGCTTCATCCACCATTGCCTCGGTCTCTGCCGGGCTTACGACATTGACCTTCATCGAGGCGGCCTTTTGGCCAAGGGCCTTTATATCGGCTACGGTCTTCGCGCTCTCTTCCTCGTTCACGTCTACGATAAACAGGTTCGCACCTTCTTTTGCGAATTTTAGAGCTATCTCTCTGCCTATGCCCCTTGCGCCCCCTGTTATAAGAGCGACCTTATCTTTCAATATCATGGCAACGCCTCCTTGTCGAAATTAATGCTACACCCAAAGCGCCTGTCATGCAAGCGCGGTCTTTATGGTCTCGATATCGCCCGGGCCCTCGAAGTTAAGCGCTGTCATGTCCTTGTCTATTCGCTTAACAAGCCCTGTTAAAACCTTGCCGGAGCCTATCTCGATTACAGCTTCTACACCTTCTTTTCTTAGCCTCTCGATTATCTCTATCCAGCGCACCGGGCTCGTTAGCTGAAGAGCGAGAAGCTCGCGTATCTTTGCCGAATCTATAGTAGGTACAGCCTCGACGTTTGTAACAAGCGGAGGGTTAAGGGACTTAAAGCCAAGCCCCTTCATCTCAGAGATAAGCCTTTCGGCTGCCTTTGCCATCAGAGGCGAATGC is part of the Deltaproteobacteria bacterium genome and harbors:
- a CDS encoding FkbM family methyltransferase translates to MGFFRDINRFVNEKKRGMLSSLFFGKSRWQRTFEYLYRISLKGMNIGLGPSLADSGEVGVIRRVAAKVTAPGGAVLFDVGANEGEYSRLLVSHFPGDSRIYAFEPSKRTFERLTAAVKDLPTVTCHNAGLGSIKGTLTLHYNIDGSDQASVHGKRSGQAGEVSETVTITTIDAFCRDNGIKKIDFMKIDVEGHELEVLKGAASMLEANAIDYIQFEFGKPNIESRTFFRDFYDMLSPRYEIYRVLKDGVRRIDRYRELHEVFVVVTNFLAVRKNLSI
- a CDS encoding glycosyltransferase, which produces MATGQSGMVSVVIPTFNRALLLKEAVVSVLAQTYVNLEVIIVDDGSTDNTGEVVTALGDSRIRYIKKPNGGVSSARNRGIEEATGEFIAFLDSDDMWRPTKVEKQIGALCDNPAFDVCCTGFDIIGNDGRVFDTLVPKLPADGRVLDALLGGRTGFVPVQSLLVRKECLLSLRFDAELKVAEDQLFVLNLALDRKVFIIREPLLMYRRHDGVRLSLTDFEAALYYSQKSFEKFMALNSGRVDMSAKKKFDSGLCYIRGKERFRRGEPFFSAYKEFLKAAIIWPFNVKVYAWLLNPLKGLKRILRSRALRQA
- the fabG gene encoding 3-oxoacyl-[acyl-carrier-protein] reductase, producing the protein MILKDKVALITGGARGIGREIALKFAKEGANLFIVDVNEEESAKTVADIKALGQKAASMKVNVVSPAETEAMVDEAVKELGGLHILVNNAGITRDKLIMRMSEEDWDAVLDVNLKGSFNCIKSAVKVMSKAKYGRIVNIASIVGLMGNAGQANYSASKAGLIGLTKTVAREYASRGITCNAVAPGFIDTAMTQAMPEKAREALISQIPLSRLGTSDDVASGVLFLSSDAASYVTGNVLSINGGLYM